Genomic window (Leptospira bouyouniensis):
AACGATGGCAATCAAAGGATTGTATGATCCTATAAAGGAATTTGAACTCCCACCTAATAAAGTGATCGAAATTTTTAATGAAGAATTTATGGATAATTTTGTATCATTGAATAGTTTGTTAACAGCTATCATTATCGATATTCATTTTGAAAATCATACAATAGAATTTGCGTCGGCAGGCCATCCAGCTGCTGTATTGATACAAAAAGAGAGAACGACTCTTTTACCAAAAACAGGTAGAATGATTGGTTTGAAAAAACAAACTCAATATGAAAATAAAAGACTCAATTTTGGGACTGGTGATCGTTTGTTTGTCTTTACCGATGGTGTTTATGAAGTCGTTAATCAAAAAGAGGAAGAATTTGGTGAAGAACAATTGCATCATCATCTTTTGGAGACGAGGGAGTTGCCCCTCTTTGACGTACTTGATCGCCTGCTAAAAACGCTACAAAATTTTCAAAAAACCGAAGAACGCCAGGACGATTTAACGATTCTGGGATTCGATTTGTGACTAAAATTCTATTTTTGATATAAAATACTTTGATATTAAATTATTTTATATCAAAGTAGGTGACCGGCCTGTCTATTTGATAAGAGGTTTTTCTTTAAGAATTAAAATGAATCCATTGTATCAAAAAACAAAATTAGGCAATTTAGAACTCAAAAATCGAGTCGTCATGGCTCCAATGACAAGGTCAAGATCCATCAATAATATTCCAGGAGATATTGTAGCAACTTATTATGAACAAAGAGCTGAGGCAGGACTTATCATCACAGAAGGTACTTCACCATCTCCGAATGGTTTAGGTTATGCGAGAATTCCAGGAATTTTTTCTTCAGAACAAACCAATGCTTGGAAAAAAGTTACTGAAAAAGTACACAACAAAGGTAGTAGAATATTTGTTCAATTAATGCATACTGGTCGAATTGGGCATGAAAAGAATTTACCTAAATCGGCAAAAGTTTTAGGACCTTCTGCTATTATGGCAAAAGGAACAATGTGGACTGACAGTGATGGAATGTTAGACCATCCAACTCCGAAAGAAATGTCTAAAGAGGAGTTACAATCCACCATCGCAGAATTTGTAACTGCTTCAAAAAATGCCATTGATGCAGGATTTGATGGAGTTGAATTACACGCAGCAAACGGATATTTGTTGGAACAATTTTTACATCCATCATCCAACCAAAGGACTGATGAATATGGCGGTTCAATCGAGAATCGTTTGCGATTTGTTTTAGAAGTTGCAGTCGCTGTAAGTAATGCAATCGGAAAAGAAAAAACAGGAATCCGTTTGTCTCCATATGGCGCATTTAACGATTTATTCCCATTTCCTGAAACACATGACGAATATTCATTGTTAGCTGAAAAATTAAATGAAATTGGAATACTATATGTGCATTTAGTTGATCACTCGTCAATGGGTGCCCCGGTTGTGGAACCAAAAACAGTCAAAGCAATTCGAGAGAATTTTAAGGGAGCTCTCATACTAAGTGGTGGTTATGATTCGATTCGGGCAAATAAAGACATCGAGGCAGGTAACGCAGATTTGGTGGCATTCGGGAAACCATTTTTAGCAAATCCTGATCTCGTAACAAGATTTCAAAAAAATATACCACTTGTAAATTTTGATGAAACTACTTTATATACCCCAGGCGAAAAAGGATACACTGATTATCCATTTTCATCCTAACTAAAATTATGCGAGCGCCCAAAAATCTTTGGGCGCCTCCCAATTTATCTATAACATTGATTGATTTATAAAGGGAACGGGCTCTTTCGGGGTCCGCTTTCGCTCCCGTCCTGCGGAGTTGCTCCACACCTCCTTGGACCTAGCCCTCCAGATCCCTGGCGCAAGAGAGATATCATTTGGATGATTGGTTGGTAGAAACATTCGAGAAGACGAAAATACGAACTAATTTGAAAGAAAAATTTTGAGATTCACAAAGCAGTTTCGTTTTTGCGTGGAATATGATAAGGAGAAAACATTGGGTGGCGGGTCTAGTTCCCCACCCTGAATCGGGTGGGGATTCGCATATCCATTTAGTATCACGCACCTCCCAGAAATACTTGGATTCTTTTCCCTAAATCCTTGACAAAAAAAGCGAATCTAGCTCATTTAACCAAAAGGTTAATTAACTAAATGGTTAAATTTCAACATTCGGAAGAAACATTAGATTCTACATTCCAAGCACTAGCGGATCCTACGCGAAGGAAGATCTTGATGCAATTGGTTTCTGGTGAAGCGACTGTTATGG
Coding sequences:
- a CDS encoding alkene reductase, which encodes MNPLYQKTKLGNLELKNRVVMAPMTRSRSINNIPGDIVATYYEQRAEAGLIITEGTSPSPNGLGYARIPGIFSSEQTNAWKKVTEKVHNKGSRIFVQLMHTGRIGHEKNLPKSAKVLGPSAIMAKGTMWTDSDGMLDHPTPKEMSKEELQSTIAEFVTASKNAIDAGFDGVELHAANGYLLEQFLHPSSNQRTDEYGGSIENRLRFVLEVAVAVSNAIGKEKTGIRLSPYGAFNDLFPFPETHDEYSLLAEKLNEIGILYVHLVDHSSMGAPVVEPKTVKAIRENFKGALILSGGYDSIRANKDIEAGNADLVAFGKPFLANPDLVTRFQKNIPLVNFDETTLYTPGEKGYTDYPFSS